A genomic region of Mustela erminea isolate mMusErm1 chromosome 12, mMusErm1.Pri, whole genome shotgun sequence contains the following coding sequences:
- the LINGO2 gene encoding leucine-rich repeat and immunoglobulin-like domain-containing nogo receptor-interacting protein 2 translates to MLHTAISCWQPFLGLAVVLLFMGSTIGCPARCECSAQNKSVSCHRRRLIAIPEGIPIETKILDLSKNRLKSVNPEEFISYPLLEEIDLSDNIIANVEPGAFNNLFNLRSLRLKGNRLKLVPLGVFTGLSNLTKLDISENKIVILLDYMFQDLHNLKSLEVGDNDLVYISHRAFSGLLSLEQLTLEKCNLTAVPTEALSHLRSLISLHLKHLNINTMPVYAFKRLFHLKHLEIDYWPLLDMMPANSLYGLNLTSLSITNTNLSTVPFLAFKHLVYLTHLNLSYNPISAIEAGMFSDLIRLQELHIVGAQLRTIEPHSFQGLRFLRVLNVSQNLLETLEENVFSSPRALEVLSINNNPLACDCRLLWILQRHPTLQFGGQQPMCAGPDTIRERSFKDFHSTALSFYFTCKKPKIREKKLQHLLVDEGQTVQLECSADGDPQPVISWVTPRRRFITAKSNGRATVLGDGTLEIRFAQDQDSGMYVCIASNAAGNDTYTASLTVKGFTSDRFLYANRTPMYMTDSNDTMSNGTNANTFSLDLKTILVSTAMGCFTFLGVVLFCFLLLFVWSRGKGKHKNSIDLEYVPRKNNGAVVEGEVAGPRRFNMKMI, encoded by the coding sequence ATGCTTCACACGGCCATATCATGTTGGCAGCCATTCCTGGGTCTGGCTGTGGTGTTACTCTTCATGGGATCCACCATTGGCTGCCCTGCTCGCTGTGAGTGCTCTGCCCAGAACAAATCCGTAAGCTGCCACAGAAGGCGGCTGATCGCCATCCCCGAGGGCATTCCCATTGAGACCAAAATCTTGGACCTCAGCAAGAACAGGCTGAAGAGTGTCAACCCTGAAGAGTTCATATCCTATCCTCTGCTGGAGGAGATAGATTTGAGTGACAACATCATCGCCAATGTGGAGCCCGGAGCTTTTAACAATCTCTTTAACCTTCGTTCTCTCCGCCTCAAAGGCAACCGCCTGAAACTGGTCCCTTTAGGGGTCTTCACGGGGCTATCCAACCTCACCAAGCTGGACATTAGTGAGAATAAGATTGTCATTTTACTGGACTACATGTTCCAGGACCTGCACAACCTGAAGTCTCTAGAGGTGGGGGACAACGATTTGGTTTATATATCACACAGGGCTTTCAGCGGACTGCTTAGCTTGGAGCAGCTCACCCTGGAGAAATGCAACCTCACGGCAGTACCCACAGAAGCCCTTTCCCACCTCCGCAGCCTCATTAGCCTGCATCTGAAGCATCTCAATATCAACACTATGCCCGTGTATGCCTTTAAACGACTGTTCCACCTGAAACATCTAGAGATCGACTATTGGCCATTACTGGATATGATGCCTGCCAATAGCCTCTACGGTCTCAACCTCACGTCCCTCTCCATCACCAACACCAACCTGTCCACAGTCCCCTTCCTCGCCTTTAAACACCTGGTGTATCTGACCCACCTCAACCTCTCCTACAATCCCATCAGCGCCATCGAAGCCGGCATGTTCTCGGACCTGATCCGCCTTCAGGAGCTTCACATAGTGGGCGCGCAGCTCCGCACCATTGAGCCTCACTCCTTCCAAGGGCTCCGCTTCCTCCGTGTGCTCAATGTGTCTCAGAATCTACTGGAGACTTTGGAAGAGAACGTCTTCTCCTCCCCTAGGGCTTTGGAGGTCCTGAGCATCAACAACAACCCCCTGGCCTGCGACTGCCGTCTCCTGTGGATCCTGCAGCGGCACCCCACACTGCAGTTCGGGGGCCAGCAGCCCATGTGCGCCGGCCCCGACACCATCCGCGAGAGATCGTTCAAGGATTTCCACAGCACTgccctttctttttactttacctgcaaaaaacccaaaatccgTGAAAAGAAGCTGCAGCATCTGCTCGTGGACGAAGGGCAGACGGTCCAGCTCGAATGCAGCGCGGACGGAGACCCTCAGCCTGTCATATCCTGGGTGACGCCGCGGAGGCGTTTTATCACTGCCAAGTCCAACGGAAGAGCCACGGTGTTGGGCGACGGCACCTTGGAAATCCGCTTTGCCCAGGATCAAGACAGCGGGATGTACGTTTGCATCGCCAGCAACGCGGCGGGGAATGACACCTACACGGCCTCTTTAACGGTGAAAGGCTTCACCTCAGACCGCTTCCTTTATGCCAACAGGACCCCTATGTACATGACAGACTCCAACGACACCATGTCCAACGGCACCAATGCCAACACTTTCTCCCTGGACCTCAAAACAATACTGGTGTCTACGGCCATGGGCTGTTTCACATTCCTGGgagtggttttattttgttttctcctcctttttgtgTGGAGCCGAGGGAAAGGCAAGCATAAAAACAGCATTGACCTCGAGTATGTGCCCCGAAAAAACAATGGTGCTgttgtggaaggggaggtggctggACCCAGAAGGTTCAACATGAAAATGATCTGA